TTACACCCGAGATTAAGCAGACCATTAGCGACCTGGCTTGGGAATGTGGTTTTACTGCGGATAGGATCATTACCACCGTGGAATTCACTCCTGAGGAGGTGCTGAGGACACCCCTTAGGTCATCTCCATTTATCCGCACCGTAATGCAAGAAGGAGTGGTTCTGTGAAAGCCGATGAGCGGGAAGCCTTGATAGAATATCGACTCGAGTAGGCGAACAGGACACTTTTCCAAGCCCAGATACTTGCGCGGGAATCCCAGTGGGACGGCGTAGTGAATCGGGCGTATTACGCAATGTTCTACGCTGCTTTGGCTCTCCTCCTAACCAAGGGTNNNNNNNNNNCTTGTAAACCGTGAATTTGGTCGCCCGGGACTCTTTCCTGCTGAGATGTCTAAGTTGCTGCGGGAAGCGTTCAATCAGCGACAAAAGTCAGACTATAGTGAGCTTCAGCCTACTGATTCTGAGACTGCCCAGCAAATGCTGAGTCACGCCAAGTCTTTCATTGAGGCTGTTAGGAGTAC
This portion of the Clostridia bacterium genome encodes:
- a CDS encoding nucleotidyltransferase domain-containing protein: MLSKEDRKVVLRFKKRLLDNGIPVIEMRIFGSRARGDAVPESDLDVFLLLNAITPEIKQTISDLAWECGFTADRIITTVEFTPEEVLRTPLRSSPFIRTVMQEGVVL
- a CDS encoding DNA-binding protein; the encoded protein is MLARESQWDGVVNRAYYAMFYAALALLLTKG
- a CDS encoding HEPN domain-containing protein; translation: LVNREFGRPGLFPAEMSKLLREAFNQRQKSDYSELQPTDSETAQQMLSHAKSFIEAVRSTLVEILG